Within Quercus lobata isolate SW786 chromosome 5, ValleyOak3.0 Primary Assembly, whole genome shotgun sequence, the genomic segment ATAAAACTTTGTGctatttctttcaatatatttatttatttaatttcatgcatttttgcttactactccaacttaaaaataatgttttttttttttttttttcctgaaaccCATCCTATAGCTATTCTTGTGCATTGCACGGATAATCGACTAGTATAATATAAAACCGAAGTTTTTGCCTTTTTGATgaccttttaaaattttgacacatcaaCTTTGCAAGCCTCACAAATTTACACatcattataatttattttatttttttaagatttattaggaaaaaaaaaaacattactacaaattaaaaaaaaaaaaatactcgcTCTCTTGCTTTGctttttattcttcaaaattttggtaAGAATAGCTCACAAGTCTTAATTCTACAGGGGGCAAACAATCCAACACGCAAGGCCTATATATTGAAAAAACCACGCAATTGGCCTCTAAAAACTGAGAAGCATGGTAGTCGTATTAATTAGCCTTtgtctttaattattattgcatTTGGCAATGAATGCTTTAGTTAGGAGTTCATAGATGTTTGAAACTACCAAATTAACTATGGAAATGATTTAGACCCTAGTTACAATGACCGCTAATGtaaattttaagttaatttactaatttataGCCCAATTGTGTACATGATTAGCCAAATACATTAGTAAGCATGGATAAACAATACAATCAACACAACCACAGCAAATTAATACACAATACCACAAAGATAACACCCGATATCGAAGAGGATGATAAGTTGAGAACTGAGCAGAAAAACCTTTATGCAACCTCACCACCGAAAATGAGccgttttattttttaggtgaGAATTAGGGTTGCAGTTTGGTGGAAAATGGGTCTTATATAGGTAGGCAAAAGGGTTGGTAAAACAGAGAATTTGTAGCAAAATTCTCGACTGTACCAAAGAGTTCGTAGGTATGAGCATGAGGTGAGCTACGTACAAGCTCACTTATCAACAACTTTTCAAACTTGATTTTCGTACCATCTTTGCCTCATACCATTTGTAGGTGCTAACAAAAATTCAGCAAGCTTCCTCTTTTGCACTTGGACCACCTCAAACCTTAAGCACAATAATTATAAAAGCCCACAAAAATATACATTGAAACAATGAAATTTGAAaccaataatacaaataaatttatcaagcAATTAACCAACTTTACAAGTCTTAGCGGTTTAATCTTGTGTCCCTCTTATATTTATAGAAATATTACATTTTCCTATACAACTAACTTTCACACCGTTTATAATATCATCTTAACTATCAATTTCCATACAAGAACCTTGTAGTTTAACTAtcactttttggtattttcaacaGGAACATTCAAGTTTCAATTCTCCCATTCCCAACTATGAATAtatcaagaaaaaattatcaattgaCATTATTGGTATTTGGTACCCTAATTTGAGATAATTGTATTGCTATGCCCCTACCAGGCTAGCTACCACCTAAATTGGGGGTTAGATGAGATAAAATTTGGGATGAAATTATCTTAACTATTTGCAATTAATAAGATTCTAAAAGAAAGTTGCAATTAATGAAAAACCATCATTTTTTGTCTTATTAAACACTAGGTTTAAACAGTATGGGGGTATATTGACAAAATTCTCTCAAATTTGGGTGTTAGTTAAGCACATTTTGGAAACGTTAAATATTAAAGTATTCCTTTCCAAGTATCAGACATGATATATCTCAGGGTGCGGCTCTAGGATTTTGCCTCTcaaatttttatgtttgttgTAAGATTGAATTACCTCAAACCTCTAATCACAACATTTGATTCGAAGATTTTAATATCTTCATGTATTTAGAATCTCAGGAATATAAATAAGGTCAGAAATTTAGTTTGGAAGatatttttaagtcaaatttttttctgGAAAGaacaatgttaaaaaaaaaaaagaaaaaagaaaaaaaaaaaaagagagagtttaTTATACGgttcaaattcaaataatacaaaaactcGCTTTATTAGACTTGGGCACAAGCAAAACCAGCCCCAATTCCATGATCGCTTATTAGGGCGGATAAAAACCGTCCTATTTGGGTTAGGTACCCTCTAACAAGTGGGTTTTGCCATCCTTACTCACATCACAAGTAAATCATAACATCTACATTGTGTAAATGTATGAAAATCAACAAACCGACACATTATTATTTGGGGCTAGCATTGCCATAttttaatgatataaatattcTCTTCTTGTCTTAGgtataaagaagcaaaaatGCTACTTTGGTACTTATATTTTGTGGGGGATCATTGTGTTTTGCACattgcattaattaaaaaaaaaaaaaaaatcattttggctTTTGTCttccttaattaaaaaaagccaCATTAGGTGTACCATGTTAGCCTTCTGTTAGCCACATCAAATTCATCATTGAGATGATGACAAGGACCAAAatgaaacatttaaaaaaaaaaaaaaattcacttctAAATGGATTTTGCCATCCCTACTCACCAAAATGAAACATATCAATCAAAATGAAATCACCCCCAAAGTATAACaattaaaatgcattttttttaatctaaattaaagggtaaaacttaaatacaatTCTTTATGTGCAATATATTAGGTGCATTTTTCAATAGTGTATTCCATGTATTGGTAATCAGTTATATATATCAACATTCTCATGgtactttctccaaaaaaaaaaaaaaaaaattctcatagTATGCGAGTTTCACATGGTTGTAAGCCCTACACATTATAAGAGAGAAGATCCATATATTTGACGCATAAGTATGAAAATAGCTCTAATCTTTGTTCATCGTCATTCACCGatagagtttttttaattttagcaaaaaaaaaaaaaaaaacgaatagGGAATATTGATAAGAGAAAATGGAGGTGATTAACCTTCTTCTCCTCTATttggaagagaagaaaacttaGTAGAAAGAAAGATGGGTGGGGGagtatttttttcctaaatacacaaaatgttttctttccaaaatagagaataaagttTTCCCTAAtgaggaaagaagaaaaatttatgattttaccTCATCTCTTTAATGTAAATATGGCATAATagtaaattcatatatatatatatatatacacttttttttttctatacccCAATTCTTCCTCTAACCAAATAAAAGgaagttatatttattttttattttctcatttttattattttttcccttctccTTCCCATATTGTCTATTTCTTCACATTTACATCCTCTCAACCACAAATGGTGGAATCTTTCTTTTTACCAAACAAGTGAGGATAAggaaatgataataaaaaataaaaaataaaatcaaaatttgataattggaAAGTTTCATACATAATGTAATGGCATATAAGCCAAGAATGTGAGTTCAAATCACCCacttattttaagaaaaaaagaaaatgcacaAGTTATAAGAAGTGTAGTAATCTTGAAATAACTAGACAAAACAAATCCCTTAAATGTTTTCttagataaaatattttattattttattatatatttatttaaaattttttaattaaataagtgaaTAAAAAAGATGGTCCAAATTTGTGGTACAATAAATAAGGTCTTTATTGGGTTATAAATTGACcctggttaattaattcaattatcaaagttgattaattaggttaaattacATGTAAATCGTGGAGgcatcaacaaatcaccaaataaactaatatgtagtggaaaataaataatacggtgatttgttgacgaATGAGAAAAACCTCTCCCAAGGCAAAAACCACTCCCaaaaatccactaatcaacaatcaagcggttacaagtacgaggaatcttaccactaccctgcCCTATTCcaaaataccaacttacagttgaactttcactccaatacccaattggacttaatcTTGTAATAGACTTCTACGCATGCATGgattccagtacgtgactaactccaatAAATTGATTTACtgttgttggctgtaaagttcttcacttcaagGACGTTGAAGATCAGAtaacacttggttacaaaaccctaagacaCACAAAATGCAGTAGCTTCTCATAGAGTATATGAGTTCTGAGTCTCTGTTTTCGTACTTGATGACTTTAAAATAAGCATTTTATGTCTAGAGTTGTAAAGAGAGAAATCCTAATCATCCAAGTTATCATGGGCCAAAATTCAGATCTAAGAATTGTGTCAAGCTCCTTCGTTAaccctcgatagatgctagtgtcgaggtttaatgaaaaaacttttcttcacttgtttcttagattaatcttcatgtctttcaTGATACCACTTGTAAAGTAAACTTCACACACTTAATGATACAATAAACCCAACTTAAATCTACCAAATTataagtaaaatgcattttatcaaaaaataaactaatacaaagaaaatatgaCCTTATCATTCTTGTTATGGGGTGGATATTAGGTGTGACAGGTAATGCATTAAAGATCTATCATTAAAGAGTTTTAACGGTTCTTTAAagatgaaatttcaaaattttaagaaaactcTGCGGAGTTTTAAAGAACTTACTTAAATGTCAACTAGTTTTTCAGATAAAGATTTATATTTGCAAAAGCTCTAGTCCTAAAGTTTTATAACTCAAACTCTAGTTAACTACTTCCCATAAAAAATACCAAACAGGCACATTGATTTCAACACTCTTAAATGGTGGTGTCAAACTAATTTGTCTTATTATTATCTCCCAGCTATACTTTATAAAAGTTGAAATCAagctttttttaaatttattttatttattattattatgagaaTCAAGCTAATTTCATTTAATatttggggaattttttttttttttggctgaataataTTTGGAAGTAAGTTAAACGTGTCATGTATAAAACTCGATATTTTAGTAACGATACCTTGTAGGGCACTCAATTATGCAGTAGTCACTTCTATGTTCCATTTCTTTGTGTATGTCTGAAAATACCAAATCCAaaggatttttttaaagaaatcgCAGTAAAAGATTTTGTTCCACTCTCTGCCTtgccttctttctttctgtgGCATTCCTTCTTTGTGAGAAGCAAACTGGAGCTCAGCAATGGaggaaaacaaagaagagaTCACTAAGTCAGATCAAATGGAAAGTACTCTAACAACCCATCAAGTTccaaaaagaagacaaaagggAGGCATTATAACCATGCCATTCATTATAGGTAAACATGTATTATGTAACATGCAAACGTTTAGAATGTGAACTGGGTTTACGAGATTTTACTGATTTTTAGAAGTTTATATATGATGTTCTTCATTATTCATTGCAGCAAATGAGTCTTTTGAGAGAGTGGCAAGCTTTGGGCTAATTCCAAACATGATAGTATATTTGATGACAGAGTACAACCTGGGATTAACCAAAGGGAACAACATCCTCTATTTATGGGCAGCTGCCTCCAATTTCATGCCTATCTTGGGGGCTTTCCTCTCGGATTCTTATCTGGGTCGCTTCCTCACCATTGGCTTGGGTTCCATAGTCAGCGTGCTGGTATCTttatcttccatttttttttcttttggggcaTTGCTTTAATCTTCCGAATTCAATAATTAAGTgaatacattgtcctttttctGTAGACAACTCATATATATAGTCCTTGTATTTGGGATTTGcaaatcttaaaaaagaaagaaagttgtTTGTGAGAGATACTTGATCCATGTGATTTTTGCAGTCTGATTTTGGCTTTAGCTGGTCTAGTTATGAGCTAAGCACACCTGTTTTATTGTAAATTTCAATTAGAAGATATACTGTTCCTAGACATCTATGACTATGATTACTTCAAATTCTCATTTTTCACTGCTTGAAGGAATGGGGGacattttgaaaagaaagaattacatttatttgatcattttgttttttgtcgAGAGTGGTAATAGGAGCTTCACTGTTCATTATTATGCACAAAATAAATTTGGGGATCTGTTATTTGCAATAATTTGTGCACATAACTGTCACAACTGtactttaatttcaaaacaaatggTGGAGACTCGAGATAAGGATGTGTGTGGGAACTATCTGCACAAGCCATGAGCAAATAGGGATACCAGGTCATTAGGAGTTCCCTGTTTTTCTGAGTTGCTATTGTCATTATCGCCTTCTGCGCACCTGGAAATAGGGGAAAGAAATTGATGCACTAGAAACTTCTCTTTGATACATGGTTTTTTGGAGTACTTGTACTGTCATGCATATAGAGTGCATGTAATAACATTTTGCAAGAAGAAGACacaatcaaattaataaaatacaaactATGAAACATTAACAATTGTGCTAGGAATATGTATGAATATATGCAGTAAACTTCTCATGTTGATGCTAATATGTGTTTAATGAAGTCCATGGTCAACTACTAGGATTAACAagtcaaaagaaaacaaaagaaaaaaagggccTTGAGTTTGTATCAAGGAAAGTCACATTAATTTTGTCATTGTTTCAGGGCACAGTGCTTCTTTGGTTAACAGCCATGATTCCACAGGCAAAGCCTCCTCCATGTAACCAATTAAAAGGCAGCTGTAAATCTGCGACAACAGCCCAAATGGCTCTCCTAGTATCATCATTTGCTGTCTTGTCTATTGGAGCTGGTGGCGTTCTGCCATGTTCCTTATCATTTGGAGGAGATCAGTTGGCCAAAGATGATAACCCCAGAAATGCAAGAGTCTTGAGAAGCTTCTTTGGCTGGTACTATGCTTCTCAAGCTATTTCTATCATGCTGGCCATGACAATTATTGTTCCAATTCAAGATCATTTCAGATGGAAAGTGGGTTTTGGGATTCCAGTGATACTTATGTTCATCTCCGCAGTCACCTTTTTCCTTGCTTCCCCCTTCTATGTCAAGCAGAAAGCTAAGAAAAGCTTGTTCACTGGTTTTGCACAAGTTATTGCTGTTgcttataaaaatagaaaacttgcAATCCTTAATAAGAGCTCAAGTGAAATGTATCATCGCGGAAAGAACTCGTGTCTCATTGCACCAACCGAGAAACTAAGGTAATGTCAACATAATCATCTTACTTGTAGGCCTATTTTATGCAGAAAATTTTGTAGTAACCCTTCATTGGTTTATTCTCGTTAGGTGTTTAAATAAAGCTTGCATCATTAGAGATCCTAAATTAGACATAGCCCTGGATGGATCAGCTTCAAATCCTTGGTGTCTCTGCGCAATAGAGGAAGTAGAAGAGCTAAAAGCTCTTATTAAGGTAATCCCCTTGTGGTCTACTGGGATCATGGTGGCAATAAGCTTCAGCCAGAGCTCATTCCCATTGCTCCAAGCTAAATCAATGGACAGGCACATCACTTCAAGCCTTAAATTTCCAGCAGCCTCTTTTGGGTTCTTTACCATTATTACTCTAGCAATTTGGGTTGCTCTCTATGACCGAGTAATCCTTCCCTTGGCATCAAAAATCAGAGGGAAACCAGTACGGCTTGGTGCAATTCAAAGAATTGGAATTGGGATATTCCTCTCTTGCATGGCCTTGGTAGTTTCTGCAATGGTTGAGAATATTAGACGTAGAAAAGCAATCGAGCAAGGTTTTATTAACAATCCAAATGCAGTTTTGGACATGTCTGCCTTCTGGCTTGTGCCACAATATTGCTTGCTTGGATTAGCTGAAGCCTTTAACGCAATAGGCCAATTAGAGTTTTATTACTCAAGAGTTCCCTAAGAGTATGTCAAGCATTGCTACTGCTCTATTAGGACTAGGAATAGCTGTGGCAAGCTTATTAGCCAGTCTTATTCAGAGCACTGTTGATAACCTTACCTCAAGAGGGGGAAAGGAGAGCTGGGTTTCAAAATACATTAACAAGGGTCACTATGACTATTACTATTGGCTTCTTGCTATAATGAGCTTTTTCAATTTACTTTATTTCCTTGTATGTAGTTGGACATATGGCCCTTGCACAGAGGAAGGGGCTGAGGAGGAGGGAGAAGGCTTTAAGGAGGGACAAGAGTTGCAATAACTGGTACTGCTGTCTTGAATCAATAATTTTCTCATGCGTTGATCAATGCATCCTCATTTTCACAATATGTGGACCCCATTGTTGTTGTGTGCCCTACAGACTGTGAGAGGAAAGATGTATATATTCAATGTATTAGAGACCTACATGTCTTGATTGTGTAACAATATTGATTTGAATGTTGTAGTATGGTTACCAGCTTGCAAGAAGCTAATACCTACTTATTTGGGAGATTGGTTATTTGGCTTAGACTTGTTGCAATTATGATCTCTATTGACTATTATGtacaagttttctttttcttcagttCAGTGTTCCCTACAAGTTACCATATACCTTTCACTCATTCAGATGCATACTTACAAAGTAGTTACATCATTATCAGAGTTTGGATCTGGAGCAAATTGTGCTTGAAGTGGTAATTGAAATTATTCCTCTTGATTTTCAACTTCAAGTCCCATTTGGGTTGGCTATTAGAACCCCTCAAGTGGTGGATACCAATAAATATATTCTGCATTGCTGGACCTCCTTATCACTTGATGCAAATGACAATATTTCTTGGACAGGACTACTAGAGTCCAATACTCAAATTAGCAAGTTTTGGGCCGGCCACTTCGAGTGACTTTACATTAGATATTTCTTCTAGTGAAAGTCATGGCTGGAGCAACTTCCTAGGCCATTCTGTATTTAAGCACCAAAATTGAAATGCACTCACAGGCCAAGCTAAATGTCAAGAATATTAAAATCTAAAgataattcaaaatatattagTATTTTCTATGATAGGTTATATTTTGTGTTAGCATATTTcatgtcaaaattttcatgtaattaacattaaaaaaaatattgtattatGTTGTATGTGGGTCTATTTGTAATTGGGTTACGGTTCTAGTGCTGAAAATTGAAGTCGCTGCAAAAGGAGTTTCAATCAAACGAACTGGATTCACGGTCCCGCAAAACTGGCACGTGTCAagcatttgaaaattaattggGAAAAATTTCACCTGACCTTGACTGGACCCTTGGTCAACCGAAATAATCTGAACATGAGAGAAATTAATTACAAACTTTCCTGTTGTTTCAACCTTTACCCTTCCTTTATAAGCCTCATTTCCCAAAATTTAAACCCTAATTCCCATATGAAAGTTGAGAGAAACCTAGCAAAAATTGAGAGCTAAATACCTACCGATTCTCTCTACTTTGTCCCTCTCACTATAGCCAAATTTATGAGGAGATTAGATCCTTCACACCCATCACCATATCAATGTTGTGAGTGTTGTTTGGAGGAGCCACCACAAATTAGCCATGGAGGCTTGAAAATGCAATTTGAGCTCAATTATGGATTTGGTTGCTAGAGCAGAGAAATGGCTCGAGAAGTGAATTGCGAATAGGAATTTGGAGGGTTTGAGTACAAGATTACTGCATTACTTGGAAGGTTGTGAGTGTAATTTGTATTGCAACTATCTATTCTAGTAGATCGattttggtggtggtgctgTAGAGAGGTTTTTCCACTCAATTCTCAAGTTTTTCTCTTTGCTAACacatttgatattattttgtgGTATTGTCTAGAGGGTCTTACATTTTATATGCTACAATGTGTTTATCCATGCATATGTTGGTATCCATGCTTACATCAAATGGTTAATTACATAAACTTAATGTTAATTGATAGattagctttttatttatttatttattatatatatatatatatatatattttttttttaataagaaatgaTAGTAGACTTTATTCATTCAATATCACATTGTACAATGGGAAAGAGAAATGAGGGGCATTCTTCTAACTAAACAATAGCTTCCTCATTCTCCTTTGTAGCACTAGCAAGAGCTAGAGCAGCACAATTACATCTTAaaggaacaaaaacaaaggaTATACTAACAATTTGTTCAAAAATAAGCTTAATATCCTCTAATAAGGGTAATTCTGAATCAGTTTAAACTCGTTCACATGCGATGAAACTAACGGTCCCAATAAACCCGTCAGTCTTTCCTTACACATTCAGTGAAGGCGAGAAAGACGAACTCTGCCTCTATGCCCAACGACATTTGTGTGAGACGACCAAAACGCCTAGGTAGGACAGGAAGCTGACAGGGAGAAAGAAACTTGTGACGGGTCCAGCATGGCCTTACTTGGCCTCCACGAATGTGTATATAAGGAAACATCTTGCGCCCCACTAATTAAGGGGATTCTTACAAGGAAAGGATCTCGCAAAATATGCGTATTAATAAGGATCTTTCCTACAAGGAAAGGCCCTCTCCGCCAAGAAACGAATGTCAactctacactactataaaaaccctaaAGCTCTCataaatcaaggtacgcataatttaccccatCTTTGGCACTCGagagttgtgaaagttctctaacttaaccttcagagggtatttagccggtaccacaccggtactctctacAAGGTCTTCTTTGTTTCTGTTTCATAGGTTCTGTCTAGAGCATATAAAGACCATGTGGCTCACTaacgatttttggcatcatcagttggtgccgtctgtgggaaacgtaAAACAGTAACAGCCATATTACCACTTCTCAGACAAAGAGTTgtatggtactcactcgcttgATGACAACCAATAACCATATCGAAGAAAAAGCCCTTGAAAGACAGGTACAGACCCTAGCCGTGGTCGTGAAGTGCCTTACCAAGTAGAACCACGACCTAGAGGAACAGCTATGCCAAAGAGATGTTGGGCCCAACAGTCATAGGGAGGAGTAAGAGGGCACCAGCGCTAAAAGGAGGGACTAAGAACGACCGAAAGGCAGCCATGCCCCGAGTAAGTAAGAGCGACAAGATACCAGCCATCAATTCGCCACAGATACGGTACCACCACATATGGTTGCGAAAATGTAGATGATGAAGGAAATGATGGACTTTATAATGAATGCCCTCAAGGAGTGGGTGTTAAATGACCTTGATGAGTTGGTCCATCAGACAGACTCGCCCTTCACAGCACCTGTCACTTCATTCCCCCTTCCTACAAAGTTCCATATGCCGCAGATAGAAGCCTATGACAGGTCAAAGGATCCCTTGGATCACCTGAAGTCATTCAAAACCCTCATGCACTTACAAGGTATGGCAGATGAGATTATGTGCCGAGCCTTCCCAACTACACTGAAGGGTCTCGCGAGGGTGTGGTTCAGCAAATTGACGCCCAACTCTATCGCTACCTTTAAGGAGCTGAGCATGTAGTTTGCCTCGCACTTTATAGGGGGACATAGGTATAAGAAGTAACTTATGAATGGCAGAATCCATGATATCCACAAACTGAGTATGCAGAGGAAGTTTGAAAAATGAGCTTGAAACGAAATGGCTTGAGCAAAGGAACACTCCCAAAGAAGATGACTGCATGATTCAGTTGCATCAGAACA encodes:
- the LOC115989025 gene encoding LOW QUALITY PROTEIN: protein NRT1/ PTR FAMILY 1.2-like (The sequence of the model RefSeq protein was modified relative to this genomic sequence to represent the inferred CDS: deleted 1 base in 1 codon) — translated: MEENKEEITKSDQMESTLTTHQVPKRRQKGGIITMPFIIANESFERVASFGLIPNMIVYLMTEYNLGLTKGNNILYLWAAASNFMPILGAFLSDSYLGRFLTIGLGSIVSVLGTVLLWLTAMIPQAKPPPCNQLKGSCKSATTAQMALLVSSFAVLSIGAGGVLPCSLSFGGDQLAKDDNPRNARVLRSFFGWYYASQAISIMLAMTIIVPIQDHFRWKVGFGIPVILMFISAVTFFLASPFYVKQKAKKSLFTGFAQVIAVAYKNRKLAILNKSSSEMYHRGKNSCLIAPTEKLRCLNKACIIRDPKLDIALDGSASNPWCLCAIEEVEELKALIKVIPLWSTGIMVAISFSQSSFPLLQAKSMDRHITSSLKFPAASFGFFTIITLAIWVALYDRVILPLASKIRGKPVRLGAIQRIGIGIFLSCMALVVSAMVENIRRRKAIEQGFINNPNAVLDMSAFWLVPQYCLLGLAEAFNAIGQLEFYYSEFPKSMSSIATALLGLGIAVASLLASLIQSTVDNLTSRGGKESWVSKYINKGHYDYYYWLLAIMSFFNLLYFLVCSWTYGPCTEEGAEEEGEGFKEGQELQ